The following proteins are co-located in the Camelina sativa cultivar DH55 chromosome 12, Cs, whole genome shotgun sequence genome:
- the LOC104733663 gene encoding uncharacterized protein LOC104733663, translating to MDLVLEEENYMYALIEEMYGVKEVNIDRQLVRTNRGEGWCRMHRFMFESKVQCFDILRMNQSIFRSLCKRLSKQYKLEGSCHIFLEESVAMFLEMVAQDLTVCVIAERYQHSLDTVKRKLDEVLSALLKLAANIVKPKRDDLTSVSPFLVNDSQYMPYFRDCIGALDGTHVPVRPPSGNVEPFRGRKAEGTMNLLAICNFSMRFTYAYIGVPGRAHDTKVLTYCATQEASLPHPLPGKYYLVDSGYPTRSGYLGCNAPEPSYDHAGHGQPRNATMGTAPRKHPKYELNKWIKIVTATMALHNFIKDSQEDDIDFLHWEVVESYEHHGDENDGHVPYIPAGDRMMEDVRDSITMEMAEGTTLPY from the exons atggatttGGTATTAGAGGAGGAAAACTACATGTATGCTCTTATAGAAGAAATGTATGGAGTGAAGGAAGTTAATATTGACAGACAACTAGTGAGGACAAACAGAGGTGAAGGATGGTGCCGTATGCATCGGTTTATGTTCGAGTCTAAGGTACAATGCTTTGATATTCTACGCATGAACCAGTCAATATTTAGGAGTTTATGTAAGAGGCTATCAAAACAGTATAAGTTAGAGGGATCTTGCCATATTTTTCTTGAAGAGAGTGTTGCGATGTTTTTAGAGATGGTTGCACAAGATCTAACTGTATGCGTCATAGCTGAGCGATATCAACATTCACTCGATACAGTGAAGAGGAAGTTGGATGAGGTTTTAAGTGCTCTATTAAAACTTGCAGCAAATATAGTGAAACCTAAAAGGGATGATTTGACAAGTGTTAGTCCTTTTCTAGTGAATGATAGCCAGTATATGCCTTATTTTAGAGACTGCATTGGTGCCCTTGATGGTACTCATGTGCCAGTTCGTCCTCCATCAGGGAATGTGGAGCCATTTAGAGGTCGAAAAGCAGAAGGAACAATGAATTTGCTTGCAATATGCAATTTCAGTATGAGATTTACTTATGCTTATATTGGAGTTCCCGGGAGAGCACATGACACAAAAGTGCTAACATATTGTGCTACACAAGAAGCTTCTTTGCCTCATCCTCTGCCTGGAAAATACTATTTAGTTGACTCAGGGTATCCAACTAGAAGTGGTTACCTAggctgtaacgcccccgaaccgtcctatgaccacgCAGGGCACGGACAGCCACGGAACGCCACTATGGGAACTGCGCCGAG GAAGCACCCTAAGTATGAGCTGAATAAATGGATTAAGATTGTGACAGCAACAATGGCTCTCCATAATTTTATCAAAGATTCACAAGAGGATGATATTGATTTTTTACATTGGGAAGTGGTGGAATCATATGAACATCATGGTGATGAAAACGATGGACATGTTCCATACATACCTGCTGGTGATAGAATGATGGAAGATGTGCGTGATTCTATCACTATGGAGATGGCAGAGGGAACTACACTTCCATATTAG
- the LOC104733662 gene encoding uncharacterized protein LOC104733662 codes for MDDLISQEEIRGIERKLKEAYRDEELYWQQKSRKFWLRVGDKNTKFFQASTRQRRVINRIIGLFDADNVWNESVTGMENIATNYFEDLFRNSNTRGVSEMLQEVTPLISDVMNREPIRDISEAEVRKALFAMHPEKTPGPDGMTALFFQRFWSSLKGDLVALVREFFRLGSFDPRLNETNICLIPKVDRPQRMTEFRPISLCNEMFHGLNTNHRCRSEYLAFKTDMSKAYDRVEWGFLEARGLRQGDPLSPYLFILCTEVLIANIKKAEREKKVTGITIARNSPTISHLLFADDSLFFCKAEVAECQTVMEIIRNYGKASGQEVNLEKSSIMFGKKVTSAIRDQLKSVIGISKEGGMGSYLDIPENLQGSKMKVFGYVKDRLDDRVNGWNAKLLSKGGKEIMIKSVALALPTHVMSCYKLPQELTSKLTSAISTFWWKSNDRARGLHWVAWDNLCKDKCEGGLGFRALEQFNDAMLAKQYWRLIQHPTSLMARVLVEHGARWAVGSGCSISVWRDPWIPDTRPRAANGQGRLWLPSWMVNHLINPVTKDWHLPTLEEFLDPGDILIIRSMAVSKVQQSDRLVWHFTKSGRYTVKSGYRLARELMTEVEYGPSCMALRAQSWKLDVPPKVQHFIWQIASGTLPVLERLAYRGVRCDTLCKRCESASETINHALFECPRLRDVWGLSPVLLSPDSFPYASIYANLDFIFWRAASQSGVPDVAFRLSWILWSLWKDRNKKVLQGLEAEPLEILL; via the exons ATGGATGATCTGATTTCTCAGGAGGAAATTCGCGGTATAGAGAGGAAATTAAAGGAGGCGTATCGGGATGAGGAATTATACTGGCAACAAAAGAGTAGGAAGTTTTGGTTACGGGTTGgggacaagaacacaaaatttttCCAAGCCTCCACTCGACAGCGTCGGGTAATAAATAGGATCATTGGATTGTTTGATGCAGATAATGTATGGAATGAATCGGTTACAGGTATGGAGAATATTGCTACAAATTATTTTGAGGACCTCTTCAGGAATTCAAATACCCGCGGTGTTTCGGAGATGTTACAGGAGGTTACCCCTTTAATTTCGGATGTTATGAACAGAGAGCCTATTCGGGATATTTCTGAAGCGGAAGTTCGGAAAGCCCTGTTTGCTATGCATCCGGAGAAAACACCAGGACCTGACGGAATGACGGCTTTGTTTTTTCAACGTTTTTGGTCCTCCTTGAAAGGAGATTTAGTGGCGCTGGTCAGAGAGTTTTTCCGATTAGGTAGTTTTGATCCACGCttgaatgagacaaatatttgtcttattcctaaAGTTGATCGGCCGCAGCGGATGACGGAGTTTAGACCGATAAGTCTTTGTAAT GAAATGTTCCATGGGTTAAATACTAATCATAGGTGTAGGTCGGAGTATCTGGCctttaaaacggatatgagtaaggcttatGATCGTGTGGAATGGGGTTTCTTAGAGGCG AGAGGTCTACGTCAGGGGGACCCGTTATCAccgtatttgtttattctttgcaCAGAGGTTCTGATAGCgaatattaaaaaggctgaaCGGGAAAAGAAAGTAACGGGTATCACAATCGCTCGCAATAGTCCTACCATTTCGCATTtgctgtttgcggatgatagtctgtttttctgTAAAGCAGAGGTGGCTGAATGTCAGACGGTCATGGAAATTATCAGAAATTATGGCAAAGCCTCAGGGCAAGAGGttaatttagaaaaatcttCTATAATGTTTGGCAAGAAGGTTACTTCTGCGATAAGGGATCAGTTAAAATCAGTTATTGGTATTTCTAAAGAGGGAggtatgggttcttatttggACATCCCTGAAAACCTCCAAGGATCAAAAATGAAGGTTTTTGGATATGTCAAGGATCGGTTGGATGATCGCGTCAATGGTTGGAATGCAAAGCTTTTATCGAAGGGTGGTAAGGAgattatgattaaatcagtgGCATTGGCACTTCCTACTCATGTAATGTCCTGTTACAAACTGCCGCAAGAGTTGACATCCAAGTTAACGAGTGCTATCTCCACTTTTTGGTGGAAATCCAATGATAGGGCTCGTGGTCTACATTGGGTGGCCTGGGATAATTTATGTAAGGATAAGTGTGAAGGGGGTCTAGGTTTCAGAGCcctggaacaatttaatgatgctaTGTTAGCGAAACAgtattggcggttaattcaACATCCGACGTCCTTAATGGCACGG GTATTGGTGGAACATGGAGCGCGGTGGGCGGTAGGCTCGGGTTGTTCTATTTCGGTTTGGAGAGACCCATGGATACCGGATACCCGTCCACGCGCAGCAAATGGTCAGGGACGACTCTGGTTACCGAGTTGGATGGTGAACCACTTAATTAATCCTGTTACGAAGGATTGGCATTTGCCTACTCTGGAGGAGTTTCTGGATCCGGGGGATATACTGATTATTCGGAGTATGGCGGTCAGTAAGGTCCAGCAATCGGATCGATTAGTTTGGCACTTTACCAAGTCAGGGAGGTATACTGTTAAATCAGGTTATCGGTTAGCCAGAGAATTAATGACGGAAGTCGAATATGGGCCGTCATGTATGGCCCTTAGGGCCCAGTCGTGGAAACTTGATGTTCCACCGAAGGTCCAACATTTTATCTGGCAGATTGCTTCGGGTACTCTTCCAGTGTTAGAACGACTTGCGTATAGGGGTGTCCGGTGTGATACTCTTTGCAAACGGTGTGAATCTGCATCAGAGACGATCAATCATGCTCTATTCGAGTGCCCCCGCTTGCGCGACGTTTGGGGGTTGTCACCGGTTCTGTTAAGCCCAGATAGTTTTCCTTATGCTTCAATCTAtgcaaatttagattttattttctggcgTGCAGCTTCTCAGTCGGGGGTTCCCGATGTAGCTTTCCGCCTCTCCTGGATACTTTGGTCACTATGGAAGgacaggaataaaaaagttttacagGGGTTAGAGGCAGAGCCATTGGAGATTTTACTTTAG